One Paenibacillus sp. SYP-B4298 genomic window, GCGCTACACACTGTTCTGGCTGAACAATGCGCATAAGGTGTTGATGAAGCGGGCGCTGTTTGGTTATGTCGGGATCAAGCGGGTCAAATTTTTTGAATTTGGCAGTATGGAGAAAAAGAATGGCAAGCAGTCGCAAAAGCTGGAGCAAATCTATCAGTATTTCAAAACGCTAACGGTGTGATTGCAACTGCGTCGCGAGGAGGAAGGGGCTGCTCCGGGGGAGCGGCATGAGGCGGCATTGACGCCAGCGATTCATCATGCTATCGTTATACTGATAATTATTATCAATAGTTTTTGTTTGCATGGCAGATGAAGCTGCAGAATTGTTCTTATAGAGAGTGTCATGGGCCGGCTGTAATCAGCGGGCCTCTATGTCGTCAAGCAGTACAGGAGGGACGAGGATGGAACGGAAGTGGACGGATAGGACGATGTCATCCCCTGCGCAGCACTGCGGCGGCACGAGGACTGGGCGTATCTCCCAGATCGATCTGGAGCCAGTCCGCAGCTATATGGCACGGCATTACCATGAATCGCTGTCGCTTGGACAACTGGCCGAGCTGGCGCATATTAGTCCGAAGTATTTTGGCGAGCTATTCAAAAAAAGATACGGCCACAGTGCGCTTGACTACGTAACGAGCTTGCGCATCAGCTCAGCGAAGCAACTGCTTCGGCGTGGTGAGCGAAGCTTGCGGGAGATTGCCCATGCTGTCGGGTATAGCGATGAGTTTTATTTTAGTCGCAAGTTCAAAAAAGAAACCGGCGTGTCCCCCTCAGAATTTATGAGGAGGGAATGCAGAAGTATAGCGGTCTGTTCACCGATTATAATGAGTCATCTGCTTGCCCTGCAACTGCTGCCTGCCGCCGCGCCGCTCGATCCCAAATGGACGCCCTACTATTATTATGGCTATCATGATCGGATTCGCGCACATCTGAGGCTGAGTCACCCGTATAACACCCATCCGTTCGCGGATAACCTGGCCACGCTCGCACAACTGAGGCCAGATGCTATTATTGGTACAGATCAGTTGGAAGCCAGTGACCGGATGAGGCTTCAGGAGCTGGCTCCCCTTCTGCTGGTGCGAGAGCAGGCGGATTGGAAGGAGCAACTGAGGCTTATTGGTTCATTTCTTGAACGCGAACACCTGGCGGAGCAATGGATTGCACGCTATGAGCAGAAGGCTGCAGTGAGCGCTGCACGGCTGCAAGCCGCCGCGGCGGGGGAGCGGCTGGCAGTCCTGCGGCTGTATAGGCAGGAGCTGCATCTGTACTGGAACCGCACTCTGGAGACAGTGCTGTATCAGGACTTGGGCTTATGCTCTGTATCAAGGCACGGGCAGCCTGGCGGCAGTGTGCCGATTACGCTCGCAGAGCTAGCGGCGATAAATCCAGATCGCATCCTACTGATGGTCTGTCCAGAGGCAATCTCACGCGCCTCTTGGCTCCGTCTGCAGCATCGGCGGGAATGGCAGCAGCTCGGAGCGGTTCGCAATGGGAAGGCTAGTCCATTACCCTCCGATCCATGGCTGGAATATTCCTCGATTGCGCTGGATAGAATGCTGGACGAGATGCTTCTCCTAATCACCGGATATTGTCCAAATCCAGCACCGGATTATGTCTATGGCGAGGGTACTCCGTGATGATCTATAATTCTTGTTACTGAGAATTATTATCACATGAGGAGAGATAGCATATGTTGGAATTGCACTACAAGCTGCGTACTCGTGCCGCAGCTATTATAGGATGCGTGGCACTGGCCGCCAGTCTGCTGGCAGGATGTAGCGGAGCCGGAGAGAAGATGCCCTCCAGCTCAATTGAGCCGACCGCTCCCGTTTCGCAGGAGGAAGGAGAGAAGGCGGCCGATAGCGGGAAAGAGCGAAGCTTTGTCGATGAGCTAGGCCATTCTGTTGTGCTGGAGGGAGAACCGACTCGCATCTTTGCCCCCTATTTGGAGGACTCGCTGTTGAAGCTGGGCGTCAAGCCTGTCGTTCAATGGTCGAATGGCCCCATTGGACATGAATATTTGCAGGATCAGCTCCAGGATGTGCCCAAGCTGGATATGTCGGGCGGTCTGCCGTCGCCTGAGGTGCTCATGTCCTATAGCCCGGATCTCATCATCTTGCATACTGCCAGCTATGCGGGCAATGGGGTGTATGAGAATTATGCAAAGATAGCGCCAACCTTTGTATTCAACAATGCCTCCGGTGACATTGAGCAGTCGCTGCACACGTTGGGCGAGCTGCTAGGGCTTGAGGATGCAGCCGAGCAAGCCGTGGTCCAGTATAGAGCCAAGGTTGAGCAGGTGAAGCAGGAACTGGGGGAGCGGATTGAAGGGAAGAATGCGGTTATTCTCCGATTTGCAATCAAGGGGATCAGTCTGATGGGCGGCAATTATTTTGGGGGCTATGTGCTGCATAAGGACTTGGGACTGGGTACCTCTAAGCTGGTAGCTGGGGAGAACAGCGCGTCTGTCTCGCTGGAGATGCTGCCGGAGCTGGATGCAGATTATTTATTTATAATTAATGCCTATGGGCAAGGAACGGAAGCGATCAAGGAAATGAAGGCCAGTCCCATCTGGGAGACGATCCCGGCCGTCAAGCAGGGCCATGCTTATGAAATCGACAAGCAATATTGGCTGGGCGGGGGATTGTACGCTTATGAGCTCATCCTGGATGACATCGCACAGATGTTGCTGCAGTAATCGCAGTACAAGCGCCGCGAGCAACGGAATCACCGGGGGAATTAGACTGAAAGGGGGAGGCCCAATGGCCAGTAGGGGCACAGAGAGCCTTGGAGGGTCGCAGTCAACACAGACGAATGTAGTGCTGCCGAACACGATGCAATGGACGATGGTATCCAAAAGGGGGAGGAGCTACCGGATCATGGCGGCGATACCTACCCAGGAATGTTTGCCGCCTGGGTATCCGATTCTCTATGTGCTGGACGGCAATTCAGTATTCGGAACGGCGGTTGAAGCTTTGCGCCTGCAATGCCGACTTCCTGAGAAGACGGGGGTTGTACCCTCGGTCATCATCGGAATTGGTTATGAGGTGGACGAGCCGTTCAGCAGCGAACGGTTCTATGATCTGACTCCAGAGCCAACGCGCGAATTTCTATACCGCTTTGCAGAGGGCGCTGTCCCCGAGCAAGGCGGAGCGGATGAGTTTGCTGAT contains:
- a CDS encoding helix-turn-helix domain-containing protein gives rise to the protein MERKWTDRTMSSPAQHCGGTRTGRISQIDLEPVRSYMARHYHESLSLGQLAELAHISPKYFGELFKKRYGHSALDYVTSLRISSAKQLLRRGERSLREIAHAVGYSDEFYFSRKFKKETGVSPSEFMRRECRSIAVCSPIIMSHLLALQLLPAAAPLDPKWTPYYYYGYHDRIRAHLRLSHPYNTHPFADNLATLAQLRPDAIIGTDQLEASDRMRLQELAPLLLVREQADWKEQLRLIGSFLEREHLAEQWIARYEQKAAVSAARLQAAAAGERLAVLRLYRQELHLYWNRTLETVLYQDLGLCSVSRHGQPGGSVPITLAELAAINPDRILLMVCPEAISRASWLRLQHRREWQQLGAVRNGKASPLPSDPWLEYSSIALDRMLDEMLLLITGYCPNPAPDYVYGEGTP
- a CDS encoding ABC transporter substrate-binding protein; translated protein: MLELHYKLRTRAAAIIGCVALAASLLAGCSGAGEKMPSSSIEPTAPVSQEEGEKAADSGKERSFVDELGHSVVLEGEPTRIFAPYLEDSLLKLGVKPVVQWSNGPIGHEYLQDQLQDVPKLDMSGGLPSPEVLMSYSPDLIILHTASYAGNGVYENYAKIAPTFVFNNASGDIEQSLHTLGELLGLEDAAEQAVVQYRAKVEQVKQELGERIEGKNAVILRFAIKGISLMGGNYFGGYVLHKDLGLGTSKLVAGENSASVSLEMLPELDADYLFIINAYGQGTEAIKEMKASPIWETIPAVKQGHAYEIDKQYWLGGGLYAYELILDDIAQMLLQ